In one window of Pseudomonadota bacterium DNA:
- a CDS encoding isocitrate/isopropylmalate family dehydrogenase, producing MHRIAVIPGDGIGKEVVPEGIRVIEAVGKRF from the coding sequence ATGCATAGGATAGCCGTTATTCCTGGGGATGGTATCGGGAAAGAAGTAGTACCCGAGGGTATCAGGGTCATTGAAGCTGTTGGAAAAAGGTTT